The Desulfococcus multivorans DNA window ACATTATTCGCGTCCCCAACGAGGAGGAGCAGTCTGGCGGGTCCGGAGAGGGGGAAGAAGGTGAGGTCATCGGTGAACAGCCCGTTCGCTCGCCCGAAGGCGCCGGCGCCGGACCCGGCGAAGGCGCCGGCGGCCCCCACGAAATGGAATCGAGCGCCTACGACCTCGGCAGGATCCTGACGGAGAAATTCGAGCTGCCCAACCTCAAGGATAAAGGTAAAAAGCGGTCCCTCACCCGATACACCTACGACATGACCGATCGAAACAGGGGGTTTGGACAGCATCTGGACAAAAAGGCCACGCTTCGGCAAATTCTGGAAACCAATATCCATCTCGGGAATCTGCCGGACGTGTCCGATATCGACCCCACCCGGTTTCTGATCTCGCCCACCGACCGGATCTATCGAATTCTCTCCCGGGAAAAGGACTACGAATCCCAGGCCATGGTCTTTTTCCTGAGAGACTACTCGGGATCCATGACCGGAAAACCCACTGAGCTGATCGTCTCCCAGCACGTTCTGATCTACAGCTGGCTCCTCTACCAGTATGAAAAACAGGTGGAATCGCGATTTATCCTTCACGACACCGATGCCGTCGAGGTGTCCGATTTCTATACCTACTACAACACCCGGGTCGCCGGCGGCACAAAAGTCGCCGCCGCCTATCGCCTCGTCAATGAGATCGTCGATAAGGAGAATCTGGTGAAGGACTATAATATCTATGTCTTCCATGGAACGGACGGAGACGATTGGGATACGGACGGCAGGGAAACCCTTCCGGAAATCGAACGCATGCTGCGTTACGCCAACCGTGTAGGCGTCACTGTCGCCCGGCACGGCATGAGCAGCGACGAAAGCGAAGTGGAAAAATATCTCAACCGATCGGGATTGCTGAAGGACAAACCCGGTCTGATCCGAATGGATGTCATGAAGCAGGATGCCGACGAAGCCCGGATCATTGAAGGCATCAAGACATTGATCTCCATGGCGGCGGTATGATCGCCTCCTGCTGACAACGACCTCTACCCGGGAGAAGGATGATCCATGGAACTCATCGGCCAGCATGCAAAAAAAATTATGGAAGGGTGCAAACAGCGGGCGAGGGACGCCGGGCTGCGCTTTCAGGACGACACCCTCGAGTATATCGTGACCAACCGGGATCTCCTGGAACTGTCACCCAAGATCATGATCCCCACCCTGTACGATTATTGGGTTCACGATGTCGAAGTCCTCAAGGGAAAGGGAAAATACGAACTTTATCCTGGAAACCCTTATGAGACCGTGATCAACACGCGGCCGCCCATCTCCTTTTACAATGACAACAACCCCGACTGGCTCAATGTGATGATCTTCTATCACGTCATCGGGCACATCGACTTTTTTCAGAACAACCTGCTTTTTCAGCATACCCACGATTATGACTTCACCGGAGAGGCCCTGTCGGACAAACGACTGATCGCCCGGTTGCGGTCGGAAAAAGGCCGATGGGTCGATTATGTCATCGAATTCGCCAGAGGCATCGACAACCTGGTCTCCTTTCACGGTGAACTGTCGCGGGTTCAACCGCCGTCAGCGGCCTCCGGCTCAGGCCCGATCAATTTTTATTTCGATGTCTTTCTTCAGTCCCTCAAGAAGGTCAACATCACCGACTACATCAAGGAAATCGAGCGGTACAACCAATGCATACGGGATTATGGACAGCACGGTGAGGAAACTTTTCTGGCGGATACCGAGTTGAAACACCCCGAATTCAAGGCAGTCTACCAGAAAAGCCTTCAAAAAAAGCCCGAAACCCGTATGGACCTGCTGCGTTTTCTGATGGTTCACTCGGAATTCCTGAACAAGGAAGAGAACGATTGGATGAAATCGGTCCTGCAGGTCATCCGGAAGACGTCCCTTTTTTTTCAGCCCCAGATCCGGACCAAAATCATGAACGAAGGCTGGGCCAGCTACTGGCACGAGGTCTTGTTCATGGCGGACGACCGCATCCAGGGTCACGAGGTTGATTTTGCCCGCATCAACGCCGGCGTAACGGCGCTTCCCCGGGTGGGGTTGAACCCCTACGCCCTGGGGATGCGTCTCTTTTATTATATCAAGGAGATGGCGGACAAGGGGCGGCACACCATGACATTTCATCAAATGAAAGACGCGCATCTGCGGGAGGTCTACGACGCAAAAACAGGGGCCGGCCGTCGGTTTATTTTTGATGTTCGGGAAAACATGGACGACTTTCTTTTCGTCAAGACCTTTGTCGATCAGGATTTTATCGATGCTCACAAACTTTTCGTCGTCGGAAAGCGGATGAATCCGGCCAAAACCGCCTGGGAATATTACGTCAAGTCCCGAAAGGCCGAGGATTACCGGCAAATGCTGATCGAGGGACTCTACCATCCGCCCCACATCGAGATCGATCCGAAAAAGACCGAAAACAAGACCCTCTACCTGGTGCACCGCTTCGAGGGAAAGCCCCTGGTGAAAGATTACATCGCCAATACCATGCTGGGGATCGAATATCTCTGGGGCGGACCCGTCAAACTGGAGACAAGCGAAGTGGCCAAAACGTCTTCCTCCCCCTATGCCGTTTTCAACGTGGGCGGCACATCGGCCCAGGAGACGTCCGACACCTTCGACATTAAATGGCAGCGGGTTCTTTACACCATGGAGAAGCGACGGCTGACCCGAAGAATTCTGTACAATATGGAAGACGTTTGAGCATCCATCCAGAAAACGGCATGAGGGGATGAATTAAACCTATGAACAAGATCCGAAAAGCCTTGGACAATCTCAATCGCACCATGAGCGACACGCATCCGAACGAGTTGATTCCTTTCGAGGACTTTCTGAAAATCATGAACGA harbors:
- a CDS encoding DUF444 family protein, which codes for MEQRLKAYYERLKAKGLSPHREDGILRELNGDLSHETPSDPPARTNRGFPPGRDTLYEYADLFELQDMTPPHVSATTCLRSLDELLERDKLREKDGFPRKIRIGRLVKPGKGGKDKIVVVPTTVEEKFIHDIIRVPNEEEQSGGSGEGEEGEVIGEQPVRSPEGAGAGPGEGAGGPHEMESSAYDLGRILTEKFELPNLKDKGKKRSLTRYTYDMTDRNRGFGQHLDKKATLRQILETNIHLGNLPDVSDIDPTRFLISPTDRIYRILSREKDYESQAMVFFLRDYSGSMTGKPTELIVSQHVLIYSWLLYQYEKQVESRFILHDTDAVEVSDFYTYYNTRVAGGTKVAAAYRLVNEIVDKENLVKDYNIYVFHGTDGDDWDTDGRETLPEIERMLRYANRVGVTVARHGMSSDESEVEKYLNRSGLLKDKPGLIRMDVMKQDADEARIIEGIKTLISMAAV
- a CDS encoding SpoVR family protein, whose protein sequence is MELIGQHAKKIMEGCKQRARDAGLRFQDDTLEYIVTNRDLLELSPKIMIPTLYDYWVHDVEVLKGKGKYELYPGNPYETVINTRPPISFYNDNNPDWLNVMIFYHVIGHIDFFQNNLLFQHTHDYDFTGEALSDKRLIARLRSEKGRWVDYVIEFARGIDNLVSFHGELSRVQPPSAASGSGPINFYFDVFLQSLKKVNITDYIKEIERYNQCIRDYGQHGEETFLADTELKHPEFKAVYQKSLQKKPETRMDLLRFLMVHSEFLNKEENDWMKSVLQVIRKTSLFFQPQIRTKIMNEGWASYWHEVLFMADDRIQGHEVDFARINAGVTALPRVGLNPYALGMRLFYYIKEMADKGRHTMTFHQMKDAHLREVYDAKTGAGRRFIFDVRENMDDFLFVKTFVDQDFIDAHKLFVVGKRMNPAKTAWEYYVKSRKAEDYRQMLIEGLYHPPHIEIDPKKTENKTLYLVHRFEGKPLVKDYIANTMLGIEYLWGGPVKLETSEVAKTSSSPYAVFNVGGTSAQETSDTFDIKWQRVLYTMEKRRLTRRILYNMEDV